The following coding sequences are from one Veillonella rodentium window:
- a CDS encoding DsbA family protein, producing the protein MKVYYIFDSYCGWCYGFETILKPFIEAHSELEVTALSGGLFMDGHSLSVFPYMSDTNKRIADMFGVEFGKPYLNLLETGSMVPDSNDAAIGFGVLRSFLPKGEHVNLASKMHEAFYLDGKSLSDVETIGSIAKSYDLPADKIAEEFIRISEEGKYHPDFYEARKIGVTSFPTLFLEINGKHYDLKGSAITLNDLEENLNIIKEKGGILNDGYNTPVACNIDGTG; encoded by the coding sequence ATGAAAGTGTATTATATTTTTGACAGCTATTGTGGATGGTGCTATGGGTTTGAAACAATTCTTAAACCGTTTATTGAAGCACATTCGGAATTGGAAGTAACGGCGTTATCAGGTGGATTATTTATGGACGGTCATTCGCTTTCGGTATTTCCGTATATGAGTGATACGAATAAAAGAATTGCAGATATGTTTGGAGTGGAATTCGGCAAGCCATATCTGAACCTGTTAGAGACGGGAAGTATGGTTCCTGACTCGAATGATGCCGCAATAGGATTTGGAGTTCTCAGGAGCTTCTTACCTAAAGGAGAACATGTTAATCTTGCGTCAAAGATGCATGAAGCATTCTATTTGGATGGTAAATCACTTTCTGACGTGGAGACGATCGGATCAATCGCCAAATCCTATGACCTTCCTGCAGACAAGATCGCAGAGGAGTTCATCCGTATTTCTGAAGAGGGCAAGTACCATCCGGACTTTTATGAGGCAAGAAAAATAGGAGTCACATCCTTCCCGACGCTGTTTCTTGAAATAAATGGGAAGCATTATGACTTAAAAGGAAGTGCGATTACCCTCAATGATTTAGAGGAAAATCTGAATATCATTAAGGAAAAGGGCGGGATCCTCAATGATGGATACAATACGCCCGTTGCCTGTAATATCGACGGTACAGGTTGA
- a CDS encoding pyridoxamine 5'-phosphate oxidase family protein produces MFKPVRKRINEIDHSTAEALLQSNRRGIIAMNGDDGYPYAIPINYFYDCDKQKIYFHGAKAGHKVDALKTSDKVCFTVYGNERIDESESWAPYVQSVVVFGRCRLLEAGPESIERLKEFAMKYYPDKTLADEEIVRSGRAAQMFEITIEHMSGKEVQEK; encoded by the coding sequence ATGTTTAAACCAGTTCGAAAAAGAATAAATGAAATAGACCATAGTACTGCAGAAGCTTTATTACAATCTAATCGTCGTGGAATTATTGCTATGAATGGTGATGATGGTTATCCTTATGCTATTCCTATTAATTATTTTTACGATTGCGATAAGCAAAAAATTTATTTTCATGGAGCAAAGGCTGGTCATAAAGTAGATGCATTGAAAACTTCAGATAAGGTATGTTTTACCGTATATGGTAATGAGCGTATTGATGAATCTGAATCCTGGGCACCGTATGTACAAAGTGTAGTTGTGTTTGGGAGATGTCGTTTATTAGAGGCTGGACCAGAATCTATAGAGCGATTAAAAGAATTTGCTATGAAATATTATCCTGATAAAACTTTAGCTGATGAAGAAATTGTTCGTAGTGGGAGAGCAGCACAAATGTTTGAAATCACCATTGAACATATGAGTGGAAAAGAAGTACAAGAGAAATAA
- a CDS encoding polyketide cyclase, protein MAIFNMKVTLLCPVEIVWNVVTNLNDFSWRSDLKDVRIIDEHNFIEITKDGIETHFKVTECVTYQSWIFEMENKNIKGTWVGKFYAKGDKTILDFTENVVSKKLIFKPFISLYLKRQQKIYFRDLKAKLNCEEFDAVR, encoded by the coding sequence ATGGCAATTTTTAATATGAAGGTTACTCTTTTATGTCCTGTAGAAATCGTGTGGAATGTGGTCACGAATCTAAATGATTTTTCCTGGAGAAGTGATTTAAAAGATGTAAGAATTATAGATGAGCATAACTTTATAGAGATTACCAAGGACGGAATTGAAACTCATTTTAAAGTAACAGAATGCGTTACATACCAATCATGGATATTTGAGATGGAAAATAAAAATATTAAAGGCACTTGGGTTGGAAAATTCTATGCAAAGGGAGATAAAACGATTCTGGACTTTACTGAAAACGTTGTCTCTAAAAAATTAATATTTAAGCCATTTATAAGTTTATATTTGAAACGACAACAAAAAATATATTTTAGAGATTTAAAAGCGAAACTGAATTGTGAAGAGTTTGACGCTGTTAGATAA